One genomic segment of Vespa velutina chromosome 10, iVesVel2.1, whole genome shotgun sequence includes these proteins:
- the LOC124952618 gene encoding zinc finger FYVE domain-containing protein 16-like isoform X2, translated as MEKFAIDLDKVLDDFEFNEDCAEQIASVTSPITNATLTVDRCGIESTSTNVTTVDSGRLIQEFEVLSFGKHENSSNVITESKSSLDKSMILPQNNYHKDDSARKCTDSINHFHAENSTNDHKVAQKQCIYHQDSEPISITIYNNTSQPLLTKQQNSNNNQQLQNRYDKKLNQPNIKPTVSNVLNSLNEYINAPTISLDYVDGMLDKQDIRPKKQSDMVNEEKVISSTSTEIIDHNLIKTITDKNKVVEEILNDVEQTVVLPLNQDVIENKNQFINTDTLQSSKLHVESSKQDLKNIEYKNEEVDNNENIDSDKQEKIIQPNTEDIQYEHIHVFEDKKINDTASEDVSESDTACKITDELYTTKILETEAINISNGITSEKINESHIDGNTLPSNSHETTNVTYSAQKPIGFNNMNDLSEEELNKYLETLEIEEKLTESAVHPQNALLSEAYKNTTENNISNNTFSYEESKDDKKTHVATNKIDNSQLVEKEFKTKTEECSERSSVNKHDKDIVKEKVSDNILHDERYWNKSNNFTTVIPVNKEEHIQTKSDNNIIVKEMENPVDNVEYIKDTGTKNQSTNEAQSWTSSENKHVFRIGNNESDQSEEVLQPVKTNVCTIQNNKDIVPSSEQNNNQISELQILGNTSYDTKDKSHRLQDNKTLNDIVNLCTDIQPKSTDVCVENNSEHNENTEGGNKAVRPQTLDIALTVSMNDHHTSGSPSTTSRQQGTSENEGNGTNSRDIVVDLSEIALAESIKKLGKQPPFWIPDSNASSCMLCDLKFTVLKRRHHCRACGKVLCSKCCNMKYKLEYQGNIHSRVCVACYQLLMKAENQQEANNWPTNCVSYGNNSEVNSPQGRPPNPNNPMEYCSTIPPLQQLAGGLPPPPPTVMVPVGVLKREGSTKQRSEGSKSVMFSDELDSSWDLKPPYRKTGNKRVSASDSSSMSSGSKKQNLLPLDPNTNSYIPQDPNMLPPTVTIHKGQISYHNVTDQDLLYRTLKNECEPPVMFAINKNLYAYVKITNLSCCVNRICWNVTSKGLACVGQDEIILLLETLPDETQIPKDLLMYINHIYVEATKGNTMTELSVSIHQGGNLLGSREHAGFLFIRQTLQCLQKIVLPPAPFLVGLLIHRWETPWAKVFPLRLVLRLGAEYRYYPCPLVSVRFRDALYFEIGHTVMKVLADFRNFGYTLPGVRGLTIHLKNRTTDVMFPRNRYDQVIKGLNNSNDHVLAFASNFSITADSHLVCIQTNTGDESSYQTQAINIQNKPRTVTGASFIVINGALKSSMGLSAKSSIVEDGLMVEIMPEKMEALKAALKNMHDFSIGCGRQGAAEPDETVNIKWVENDVQFNLGVKSPIDGQLMDGVPSIRVHNATDYRGTSRFIRWTEVFIIKSDDHPNGVHDPMDINKLSESIARATCAALVKLLDLLATAGLTKIGVRTTIHPDNVGYEAGSEGAKLPPIYMNSLDNELIQILHKAAQSSQDTHTVLELIFYVLDE; from the exons ATGGAGAAATTTGCAATTGATTTAGACAAGGTTCTCGATGACTTCGAATTTAATGAAg ATTGTGCAGAACAAATAGCGTCTGTAACTTCTCCCATAACTAATGCTACATTAACTGTAGATAGGTGTGGCATAGAATCGACGTCTACAAATGTAACTACTGTTGACAGTGGAAGATTAATTCAAGAATTTGAAGTATTATCATTTGGAAAGCATGAGAACAGCTCTAATGTTATTACAGAGAGTAAGTCTTCGCTTGACAAAAGCATGATCTTGCCTCAAAATAATTACCATAAAGATGATTCAGCACGAAAATGTACAGATTccataaatcattttcatgCAGAAAATTCTACCAATGACCATAAAGTTGCACAAAAGCAATGTATATATCATCAAGATTCTGAACCAATTTCTATTACAATTTACAATAACACATCTCAGCCGTTATTGACAAAACAacaaaatagtaataacaatcaGCAACTTCAAAACAGAtatgataagaaattaaatcagCCAAATATAAAGCCTACTGTTAGCAATGTGTTAAATAgtttaaacgaatatataaatgcacCAACAATAAGTTTGGATTATGTAGACGGTATGTTGGATAAACAAGATATTAGGCCTAAAAAACAATCTGATATGGTTAACGAGGAAAAAGTTATATCTAGTACAAGTACAGAGATCATTgatcataatttaattaaaactataacagataaaaataaagtagtTGAAGAAATACTCAATGATGTGGAACAAACTGTTGTTCTACCATTGAATCAGgatgtaatagaaaataaaaatcagttTATTAATACAGATACATTGCAATCTTCAAAATTACATGTAGAAAGTAGTAAACAGgatcttaaaaatattgaatacaaaaatgaagaagtagataataatgaaaatattgattctgataaacaagaaaaaattattcaaccCAATACAGAAGATATTCAATATgaacatatacatgtatttgaagataagaaaattaatgatactGCTTCAGAAGATGTATCGGAATCAGATACTGCATGTAAAATAACAGATGAATTATATACAACTAAAATTTTAGAAACTGAagcaataaatatttctaatgggATAACTTCTGAGAAGATAAACGAATCTCATATTGATGGAAATACATTGCCATCAAATTCTCATGAAACTACGAATGTCACATATTCTGCCCAAAAACCAATTGGTTTTAATAACATGAATGATTTAtcagaagaagaattaaataaatatttagaaacgttagagatagaagaaaaattaacggAAAGTGCAGTACATCCACAGAATGCCTTGTTATCTGAAGCATATAAGAATACAACTGAAAACAATATAAGTAACAATACATTTTCTTATGAAGAGTCtaaagacgataaaaaaactCATGTAGCAACTAATAAAATTGACAATAGCCAGCttgtagaaaaagaatttaaaactAAAACTGAAGAATGTTCTGAAAGAAGTTCTGTTAATAAACATGATAAAGacatagtaaaagaaaaagtatctgataatattttacacgatgaaagatattggaacaaatctaataattttacaacaGTTATACctgtaaataaagaagaacacatacaaacaaaaagtgataataacataatagttaaagaaatggaaaatccTGTAGATAatgtagaatatattaaagatacaGGGACAAAAAATCAATCTACAAATGAAGCACAAAGTTGGACATCTTCTGAAAATAAACATGTATTTAGAATTGGAAATAATGAATCTGATCAATCAGAAGAAGTTTTACAACCTGTTAAAACTAATGTTTGtacaatacaaaataataaagatatagtTCCATCTTcagaacaaaataataatcaaattagtGAATTACAAATACTTGGTAATACTAGTTATGATACCAAAGACAAAAGTCATAGGTTACAagataataaaactttaaatgatattgttaatttatGTACCGATATACAACCAAAAAGTACAGATGTGTGTGTGGAAAATAATTCAGaacataatgaaaatacaGAAGGAGGAAATAAAGCAGTTCGTCCACAAACTTTAGATATCGCTTTAACAGTTAGTATGAATGACCATCATACATcag gTTCTCCTAGCACCACTTCCAGGCAGCAAGGTACATCAGAAAATGAAGGTAATGGTACTAACAGCCGAGACATAGTGGTTGATCTCTCAGAAATTGCTTTAGCAGAATCTATTAAAAAACTTGGAAAACAACCACCCTTCTGGATTCCTGATAGTAATGCTTCTAGTTGTATGTTATGTGATTTAAAATTTACTGTCCTTAAGCGACGCCATCATTGTCGTGCTTGTGGGAAG GTACTCTGTAGCAAATGTTGTAATATGAAATACAAATTAGAATATCAAGGTAATATCCATTCAAGAGTCTGTGTTGCCTGTTATCAGCTTCTAATGAAAg ctGAAAATCAACAAGAGGCAAATAATTGGCCTACAAACTGTGTAAGCTATGGTAACAATAGTGAAGTTAACTCTCCTCAA gGAAGACCACCTAATCCAAATAATCCTATGGAATATTGTTCAACTATACCACCTTTACAGCAACTAGCAGGTGGATtgccgccgccaccaccaacAGTAATGGTGCCTGTTGGTGTTCTTAAAAGGGAGGGTAGTACAAAGCAGCGTTCAGAAGGATCTAAGTCTGTCATGTTTAGCGATG AACTAGATTCATCTTGGGATTTAAAACCACCTTATCGGAAAACAGGAAACAAGCGAGTATCTGCGTCTGACTCATCTTCAATGTCCAGTggaagtaaaaaacaaaatctgtTACCTTTGGACCCTAATACAAATAGTTACATACCACAAGATCCTAATATGCTACCACCAACAGTCACCATACATAAAGGCC aaaTTTCTTATCATAACGTGACCGACCAAGATCTTCTTTACAgaacattaaaaaatgaatgtgAACCACCAGTAATGTTTGCAATTAACAAAAATCTTTATGCATATGTTAAGATAACAAATT taaGTTGCTGTGTAAACAGAATATGTTGGAATGTTACTTCAAAAGGATTGGCTTGTGTTGGTCaagatgaaattatattattattagaaacttTACCTGATGAAACTCAAATACCAAAAGATCTTCTTAtgtatattaatcatatatacgtagaagCAACAAAGg GCAATACGATGACAGAGCTTTCTGTCTCAATACATCAGGGAGGTAATCTTTTGGGCTCCCGTGAACATGcaggatttttatttattcgacaaACCTTACAATGTttacaaaaaattgttttgcCACCGGCACCTTTTCTAGTAGGCCTTTTAATTCATAG ATGGGAGACTCCATGGGCAAAAGTATTTCCGTTACGTCTTGTATTACGTCTTGGTGctgaatatcgttattatccttgcCCGCTAGTCTCCGTTAGATTTCGAGATGCactttatttcgaaattgGACATACAGTTATGAAAGTGTTAGCGGATTTTAGAAATTTTGGATACACGTTACCCGGTGTCAGAGGATTAAcgattcatttgaaaaatagaaCAACGGATGTTATGTTTCCTAGAAATAGATATGATCAAGTTATAAAAGGtctaaataattctaatgatCATGTTTTGGCATTTGCCTCGAATTTTAGTATCACTGCTGATTCACATTTAGTGTGTATACAAACAAATACAGGAGATGAAAGCAGTTACCAAACGCAGGcaattaatattcaaaataaaccAAGAACAg TAACTGGAGCAAgttttattgtcattaatgGTGCATTAAAATCATCAATGGGATTGTCTGCTAAGTCAAGTATAGTAGAAGATGGTTTAATGGTAGAAATAATGCCAGAAAAAATGGAAGCTTTAAAAGCAGCTCTCAAGAATATGCATGACTTTTCAATTGGCTGTGGACGTCAAGGTGCAGCAGAACCGGATGAaactgtaaatataaaatgggtAGAAAATGATGTGCAATTTAATTTAGG AGTTAAAAGTCCTATCGATGGACAATTAATGGATGGTGTACCTTCTATAAGAGTTCATAATGCTACTGATTATAGAGGAACCAGTCGATTTATTCGTTGGACGgaagtttttattatcaaa TCAGATGATCATCCAAATGGTGTTCACGATCCtatggatataaataaattatcagaGAGTATAGCAAGGGCAACATGTGCAGCTTTAGTTAAACTTTTAGATCTTTTAGCAACTGCAGGACTTACAAAAATTGGTGTTAGAACAACTATTCATCCAGATAAT GTTGGATATGAAGCTGGTAGTGAAGGTGCAAAGTTACCACCTATTTATATGAACAGTCttgataatgaattaattcaaattctACATAAAGCTGCACAAAGCAGTCAAGATACCCATACTGTGCTTGAATTAATATTCTATGTGCTcgatgagtaa
- the LOC124952618 gene encoding zinc finger FYVE domain-containing protein 16-like isoform X1, which produces MEKFAIDLDKVLDDFEFNEDCAEQIASVTSPITNATLTVDRCGIESTSTNVTTVDSGRLIQEFEVLSFGKHENSSNVITESKSSLDKSMILPQNNYHKDDSARKCTDSINHFHAENSTNDHKVAQKQCIYHQDSEPISITIYNNTSQPLLTKQQNSNNNQQLQNRYDKKLNQPNIKPTVSNVLNSLNEYINAPTISLDYVDGMLDKQDIRPKKQSDMVNEEKVISSTSTEIIDHNLIKTITDKNKVVEEILNDVEQTVVLPLNQDVIENKNQFINTDTLQSSKLHVESSKQDLKNIEYKNEEVDNNENIDSDKQEKIIQPNTEDIQYEHIHVFEDKKINDTASEDVSESDTACKITDELYTTKILETEAINISNGITSEKINESHIDGNTLPSNSHETTNVTYSAQKPIGFNNMNDLSEEELNKYLETLEIEEKLTESAVHPQNALLSEAYKNTTENNISNNTFSYEESKDDKKTHVATNKIDNSQLVEKEFKTKTEECSERSSVNKHDKDIVKEKVSDNILHDERYWNKSNNFTTVIPVNKEEHIQTKSDNNIIVKEMENPVDNVEYIKDTGTKNQSTNEAQSWTSSENKHVFRIGNNESDQSEEVLQPVKTNVCTIQNNKDIVPSSEQNNNQISELQILGNTSYDTKDKSHRLQDNKTLNDIVNLCTDIQPKSTDVCVENNSEHNENTEGGNKAVRPQTLDIALTVSMNDHHTSGSPSTTSRQQGTSENEGNGTNSRDIVVDLSEIALAESIKKLGKQPPFWIPDSNASSCMLCDLKFTVLKRRHHCRACGKVLCSKCCNMKYKLEYQGNIHSRVCVACYQLLMKAENQQEANNWPTNCVSYGNNSEVNSPQGRPPNPNNPMEYCSTIPPLQQLAGGLPPPPPTVMVPVGVLKREGSTKQRSEGSKSVMFSDGIRPGCDLTELDSSWDLKPPYRKTGNKRVSASDSSSMSSGSKKQNLLPLDPNTNSYIPQDPNMLPPTVTIHKGQISYHNVTDQDLLYRTLKNECEPPVMFAINKNLYAYVKITNLSCCVNRICWNVTSKGLACVGQDEIILLLETLPDETQIPKDLLMYINHIYVEATKGNTMTELSVSIHQGGNLLGSREHAGFLFIRQTLQCLQKIVLPPAPFLVGLLIHRWETPWAKVFPLRLVLRLGAEYRYYPCPLVSVRFRDALYFEIGHTVMKVLADFRNFGYTLPGVRGLTIHLKNRTTDVMFPRNRYDQVIKGLNNSNDHVLAFASNFSITADSHLVCIQTNTGDESSYQTQAINIQNKPRTVTGASFIVINGALKSSMGLSAKSSIVEDGLMVEIMPEKMEALKAALKNMHDFSIGCGRQGAAEPDETVNIKWVENDVQFNLGVKSPIDGQLMDGVPSIRVHNATDYRGTSRFIRWTEVFIIKSDDHPNGVHDPMDINKLSESIARATCAALVKLLDLLATAGLTKIGVRTTIHPDNVGYEAGSEGAKLPPIYMNSLDNELIQILHKAAQSSQDTHTVLELIFYVLDE; this is translated from the exons ATGGAGAAATTTGCAATTGATTTAGACAAGGTTCTCGATGACTTCGAATTTAATGAAg ATTGTGCAGAACAAATAGCGTCTGTAACTTCTCCCATAACTAATGCTACATTAACTGTAGATAGGTGTGGCATAGAATCGACGTCTACAAATGTAACTACTGTTGACAGTGGAAGATTAATTCAAGAATTTGAAGTATTATCATTTGGAAAGCATGAGAACAGCTCTAATGTTATTACAGAGAGTAAGTCTTCGCTTGACAAAAGCATGATCTTGCCTCAAAATAATTACCATAAAGATGATTCAGCACGAAAATGTACAGATTccataaatcattttcatgCAGAAAATTCTACCAATGACCATAAAGTTGCACAAAAGCAATGTATATATCATCAAGATTCTGAACCAATTTCTATTACAATTTACAATAACACATCTCAGCCGTTATTGACAAAACAacaaaatagtaataacaatcaGCAACTTCAAAACAGAtatgataagaaattaaatcagCCAAATATAAAGCCTACTGTTAGCAATGTGTTAAATAgtttaaacgaatatataaatgcacCAACAATAAGTTTGGATTATGTAGACGGTATGTTGGATAAACAAGATATTAGGCCTAAAAAACAATCTGATATGGTTAACGAGGAAAAAGTTATATCTAGTACAAGTACAGAGATCATTgatcataatttaattaaaactataacagataaaaataaagtagtTGAAGAAATACTCAATGATGTGGAACAAACTGTTGTTCTACCATTGAATCAGgatgtaatagaaaataaaaatcagttTATTAATACAGATACATTGCAATCTTCAAAATTACATGTAGAAAGTAGTAAACAGgatcttaaaaatattgaatacaaaaatgaagaagtagataataatgaaaatattgattctgataaacaagaaaaaattattcaaccCAATACAGAAGATATTCAATATgaacatatacatgtatttgaagataagaaaattaatgatactGCTTCAGAAGATGTATCGGAATCAGATACTGCATGTAAAATAACAGATGAATTATATACAACTAAAATTTTAGAAACTGAagcaataaatatttctaatgggATAACTTCTGAGAAGATAAACGAATCTCATATTGATGGAAATACATTGCCATCAAATTCTCATGAAACTACGAATGTCACATATTCTGCCCAAAAACCAATTGGTTTTAATAACATGAATGATTTAtcagaagaagaattaaataaatatttagaaacgttagagatagaagaaaaattaacggAAAGTGCAGTACATCCACAGAATGCCTTGTTATCTGAAGCATATAAGAATACAACTGAAAACAATATAAGTAACAATACATTTTCTTATGAAGAGTCtaaagacgataaaaaaactCATGTAGCAACTAATAAAATTGACAATAGCCAGCttgtagaaaaagaatttaaaactAAAACTGAAGAATGTTCTGAAAGAAGTTCTGTTAATAAACATGATAAAGacatagtaaaagaaaaagtatctgataatattttacacgatgaaagatattggaacaaatctaataattttacaacaGTTATACctgtaaataaagaagaacacatacaaacaaaaagtgataataacataatagttaaagaaatggaaaatccTGTAGATAatgtagaatatattaaagatacaGGGACAAAAAATCAATCTACAAATGAAGCACAAAGTTGGACATCTTCTGAAAATAAACATGTATTTAGAATTGGAAATAATGAATCTGATCAATCAGAAGAAGTTTTACAACCTGTTAAAACTAATGTTTGtacaatacaaaataataaagatatagtTCCATCTTcagaacaaaataataatcaaattagtGAATTACAAATACTTGGTAATACTAGTTATGATACCAAAGACAAAAGTCATAGGTTACAagataataaaactttaaatgatattgttaatttatGTACCGATATACAACCAAAAAGTACAGATGTGTGTGTGGAAAATAATTCAGaacataatgaaaatacaGAAGGAGGAAATAAAGCAGTTCGTCCACAAACTTTAGATATCGCTTTAACAGTTAGTATGAATGACCATCATACATcag gTTCTCCTAGCACCACTTCCAGGCAGCAAGGTACATCAGAAAATGAAGGTAATGGTACTAACAGCCGAGACATAGTGGTTGATCTCTCAGAAATTGCTTTAGCAGAATCTATTAAAAAACTTGGAAAACAACCACCCTTCTGGATTCCTGATAGTAATGCTTCTAGTTGTATGTTATGTGATTTAAAATTTACTGTCCTTAAGCGACGCCATCATTGTCGTGCTTGTGGGAAG GTACTCTGTAGCAAATGTTGTAATATGAAATACAAATTAGAATATCAAGGTAATATCCATTCAAGAGTCTGTGTTGCCTGTTATCAGCTTCTAATGAAAg ctGAAAATCAACAAGAGGCAAATAATTGGCCTACAAACTGTGTAAGCTATGGTAACAATAGTGAAGTTAACTCTCCTCAA gGAAGACCACCTAATCCAAATAATCCTATGGAATATTGTTCAACTATACCACCTTTACAGCAACTAGCAGGTGGATtgccgccgccaccaccaacAGTAATGGTGCCTGTTGGTGTTCTTAAAAGGGAGGGTAGTACAAAGCAGCGTTCAGAAGGATCTAAGTCTGTCATGTTTAGCGATG GAATAAGGCCTGGATGTGACCTGACAGAACTAGATTCATCTTGGGATTTAAAACCACCTTATCGGAAAACAGGAAACAAGCGAGTATCTGCGTCTGACTCATCTTCAATGTCCAGTggaagtaaaaaacaaaatctgtTACCTTTGGACCCTAATACAAATAGTTACATACCACAAGATCCTAATATGCTACCACCAACAGTCACCATACATAAAGGCC aaaTTTCTTATCATAACGTGACCGACCAAGATCTTCTTTACAgaacattaaaaaatgaatgtgAACCACCAGTAATGTTTGCAATTAACAAAAATCTTTATGCATATGTTAAGATAACAAATT taaGTTGCTGTGTAAACAGAATATGTTGGAATGTTACTTCAAAAGGATTGGCTTGTGTTGGTCaagatgaaattatattattattagaaacttTACCTGATGAAACTCAAATACCAAAAGATCTTCTTAtgtatattaatcatatatacgtagaagCAACAAAGg GCAATACGATGACAGAGCTTTCTGTCTCAATACATCAGGGAGGTAATCTTTTGGGCTCCCGTGAACATGcaggatttttatttattcgacaaACCTTACAATGTttacaaaaaattgttttgcCACCGGCACCTTTTCTAGTAGGCCTTTTAATTCATAG ATGGGAGACTCCATGGGCAAAAGTATTTCCGTTACGTCTTGTATTACGTCTTGGTGctgaatatcgttattatccttgcCCGCTAGTCTCCGTTAGATTTCGAGATGCactttatttcgaaattgGACATACAGTTATGAAAGTGTTAGCGGATTTTAGAAATTTTGGATACACGTTACCCGGTGTCAGAGGATTAAcgattcatttgaaaaatagaaCAACGGATGTTATGTTTCCTAGAAATAGATATGATCAAGTTATAAAAGGtctaaataattctaatgatCATGTTTTGGCATTTGCCTCGAATTTTAGTATCACTGCTGATTCACATTTAGTGTGTATACAAACAAATACAGGAGATGAAAGCAGTTACCAAACGCAGGcaattaatattcaaaataaaccAAGAACAg TAACTGGAGCAAgttttattgtcattaatgGTGCATTAAAATCATCAATGGGATTGTCTGCTAAGTCAAGTATAGTAGAAGATGGTTTAATGGTAGAAATAATGCCAGAAAAAATGGAAGCTTTAAAAGCAGCTCTCAAGAATATGCATGACTTTTCAATTGGCTGTGGACGTCAAGGTGCAGCAGAACCGGATGAaactgtaaatataaaatgggtAGAAAATGATGTGCAATTTAATTTAGG AGTTAAAAGTCCTATCGATGGACAATTAATGGATGGTGTACCTTCTATAAGAGTTCATAATGCTACTGATTATAGAGGAACCAGTCGATTTATTCGTTGGACGgaagtttttattatcaaa TCAGATGATCATCCAAATGGTGTTCACGATCCtatggatataaataaattatcagaGAGTATAGCAAGGGCAACATGTGCAGCTTTAGTTAAACTTTTAGATCTTTTAGCAACTGCAGGACTTACAAAAATTGGTGTTAGAACAACTATTCATCCAGATAAT GTTGGATATGAAGCTGGTAGTGAAGGTGCAAAGTTACCACCTATTTATATGAACAGTCttgataatgaattaattcaaattctACATAAAGCTGCACAAAGCAGTCAAGATACCCATACTGTGCTTGAATTAATATTCTATGTGCTcgatgagtaa